The region GCGACCGCGGCGGTGACCGGGAAGATCACGAGCCCGAGCTCCCAGGTCGTCCTCAGGCCGCTCCTGAGGCCCTCCGCCCAGGAGATCGTGCGCAGTGCTTTGATCGCCCCCATGATGGAAGGAACCCCCGCCTCCGCTCCGGACCGCGCCAACTTCTTTGTCTAGCCGGGCCGCTCCTCGCCGGAGAGCAGCCGCCTCAGGCCCTCCTCGTCGAGCACCGGGACGCCCAGCTCGCGGGCCCGCTCCAGCTTCGAGCCCGGGTTCTCGCCCGCGACGAGGTAGTCCGTGTTGCGGCTCACCGAGGAGGTCACCGTCCCGCCCGCCCCCTCTATGAGGTCGGAGATCTCGCTCCGGGGCCGGGAGAGGGTGCCGGTTATGACCAGCCGCCTGCCGGAGAGCGGGCCCTCCTCCGGCTTGCCGCGCACCGGGCCGAAGTTCAGGCCGTGCTCCATCAGGCGGCGGACCAGCTTCCGGTTCTCCTCCAGCGAGAAGTACTCCACCACCGCGCGGGCGACGATCTCCCCGACGCCCTCTATCTGCGTGAGCTCCTCGACGCCCACGCCGCGCAGCAGCTCCTCCCCGGAGAACCGCTCGGCGATCAGCTCCGCCGTCGCCGAGCCGACGTGCCGGATCCCCAGCCCGAACAGCACCCGGTCGAAGGGCCGCTCCTTGCTCCGCTCTATCGCCCGGATCAGGTTCTGCGCGCTCTTCTCGCCGAGGCCCTCCAGGGGGGCGAGCTGCTCGGCCCGCAGCTCGTAGAGGTCCGCCACGTCCCTTATGAGGCCGAGGTCGAAGAGCTTCCTCGCGAGCTTCTCGCCCAGCCCCTCGATGTCCATGGCCCCGCGGCTCGCCCAGTGGATGATGTGCTCCAGCGCCTGCGCCGGGCAGCGGACGTTCGCGCAGCGGGTGATGGCCTCCCCCTCGGGCCGGGAGACCCTCTCCCCGCAGACCGGGCACCGCTCCGGCATCCGGAACTCCTCCTCGTCGCCGTCCCGCTCCTCGGGGACGGGCCTCACGACCTGCGGGATCACATCCCCCGCCCGCTCCACGATGACCGTGTCGCCGATGAGGATGCCCTTCTCCTTTATGTAGTCCTCGTTGTGCAGGGTGGCGCGCGAGATGGTGACCCCGCCCACGTTCACCGGCTCGAGCACCGCCTGCGGGGTCAGGGCCCCGGTCCTGCCGACGGTCACCACGATGTCCCTGAGCCGGGTGCGCCCGGCGAGCGGCTCGAACTTGTACGCTATGGCCCACCGGGGGGCCTTCTGCACCGCGCCGAGCCTCTCCTGCTGCTCGCGGGAGTCCACCTTGACGACGACCCCGTCCACCTGGAAGTCCAGCGCCTCCCGCTTCTTGGCCCACCGCCCGCACTCCTCTATCACCGAGTCTATGTCCCCGTGCACGGTGTGGGGGTTTACCCGGAGCCCGTAGCGCCTGAGCGCGGCGAGCGCCTCGGAGTGGCTCTCGAAGTTCTCGTAGCCCTCCCCCACGCCGTAGAGGTAGATGGTGAGGGGGCGCCGGGCGGTGACCCTGGGGTCCAGCTGCCGCACGGAGCCCGCCGCCAGGTTGCGGGGGTTGGCGAAGGGCCGCTCGCCCCGCTCCTGACGCCGCCGGTTGAACTCCTCGAAGTCCTTGAGCTTTATGTACACCTCGCCCCGGGGCTCCAGCACCCCCGGGGGGTCGTCGTCGAGCCGGTCGGGGACGGAGCGGATGGTGCGCAGCTGCCGGGTCACGTCCTCCCCGACAAAGCCGTTGCCCCGGGTCGCGCCCCGGACGAGGCGCCCGTTCTCGTAGCGCAGCGAGACGGCCAGCCCGTCTATCTTGAGCTCGGTCACGTAGCGCAGCCGCCCCTCCTCCTCCGGGCCGAGCAGGCGCCGGACGCGCGCGTCCCACTCCCGGAGCTCCTCGACCCTGCGGGCGTTCTGCAGGGAGAGCATGGGGACGGCGTGCCGGACCTCCTCGAACTCCTCCAGCGGCTCCCCGCCGACCCGCTGGGTGGGGGAGTCGGGGGTGACGAGCTCCGGGAAGCGGCTCTCGAGCTCCTCCAGCTCCCGGTAGAGGGCGTCGTACTCGGCGTCGGAGATCTCCGGCGCGTCCTCGACGTAGTACTTGCGGTTGTGGTAGCGGATCTGCTCGCGCAGCTCCTCTACCCGCTGTCTTGCCTCGGCGAGCTTCTCGGCCACGGGGGGGATTATACGCGGGAGGGTGGGGGCTCCCAAGGCGGGAGGCCCTCAGGCCCGGCGCACCGGCCAGTGGAGCCTGCGCCCCTCCTGGTCGGTGAGCACGACCTCCCTGCCCGCCGGCTCCACCCCGGCGATGACCGCCGCGGCGTACGGGTAGGTGAGCGCCTGGGTCACGATGGTCCCCGGCCCGGGGGAGCGCAGCCGGAGGCGCACCACGAGACGCCCCTCCTCCAGGCGGGCGGAGTCGACGGCCACGGAGTACCCCCCGGAGGGCTTTCTGCCCCACAGGACGGCCAGGTAGGTGGCGTCCTCGGCCGCGGGCAGCCTCCCCGCGACCTCCCCGCCGAGAAGGCCGCCGAGCGCCCGCCGCGAGGGGGCGACCACCGCGAGCGGCTCCTCCCTCCCCTGGAAGGCTTGCCCGGAGAGCGCCCCGCGCACCTCGAGCGCCCGCTGCGGCTCGCCGGGGGGGCTCGGGCGGCACCCGGCGAGCAGGAGGAGGAGCGCGGCGAGAAGGAGCGTGGCCCTCATGCCCCACAGGTTACACCGCCCTGAAGCGGCGGAGCCCTTGCAGTAAACTCCGCTGGCTGTGAGGCGGCCCGCGCTGACGATGCTCTTGGTGTGCGCTCTCGGGCTCGCCCTCCTCCCCGGCTGCTCCCGGGAGGAGGGGGGTGCCCCCGGGTCCTTCGCGGGGGAGACCACGGCGGCCCCCGTACGCTGGACGACCGCCCTCGCCGGGGTGGAGGAGGCCGCCGGGGAGGCCCGGCGCTGGCGGGAGGACGCCGAGCTCTACGCCATAGCCACCCCGGAGCCCGCGCTGGACGCCCGGGGGCGGGCACCGGCGTGGCTCTACACCTTCGTCTCCCCCTCGGCGGGGGCGGTGGCGAGCGTCGAGGTGCGCGGGGGCGAGGCGCGGCGGCTGCCCGAGCAGCCGCTCCCCGAGGCGGACATCCGCAACCTGCGCCGCAACGCCCTGCCGCCGCCCGAGAGGCTGCTGGACAGCGACGAGGCGCTCCGGAGGGCGCGGGAGGTGCGGGGGCTGCTCTCCGGGCGGGGCGGGCGCACGGCCTCCGCCGGGCTCGACTCCCTCTCCGGGGGCGGGCCGGTCTGGATCTTCGCGACCGTCAGCGAGGGCCGGCGGCTGGAGGAGCGCGTCCCGGCCCTCTCCGGGGGCTAGCGGGGCCGCTCGAGGCCGTAGTGCCTGCGCACCCGCCGGTCGAAGTCGCCGTCGGGCCGCTCCTCGAGCGGCGGCGCCGAGCGCACCTTCTCCGCCGGGTGGGGGAGGAGGACCCGCCGGCGGTCCGGCTCGGCGTCCAGGCCCTCCGCGGGGACCGCGCGGCCGCCCACGCAGAGGTACT is a window of Rubrobacter xylanophilus DSM 9941 DNA encoding:
- the ligA gene encoding NAD-dependent DNA ligase LigA, whose translation is MGAPTLPRIIPPVAEKLAEARQRVEELREQIRYHNRKYYVEDAPEISDAEYDALYRELEELESRFPELVTPDSPTQRVGGEPLEEFEEVRHAVPMLSLQNARRVEELREWDARVRRLLGPEEEGRLRYVTELKIDGLAVSLRYENGRLVRGATRGNGFVGEDVTRQLRTIRSVPDRLDDDPPGVLEPRGEVYIKLKDFEEFNRRRQERGERPFANPRNLAAGSVRQLDPRVTARRPLTIYLYGVGEGYENFESHSEALAALRRYGLRVNPHTVHGDIDSVIEECGRWAKKREALDFQVDGVVVKVDSREQQERLGAVQKAPRWAIAYKFEPLAGRTRLRDIVVTVGRTGALTPQAVLEPVNVGGVTISRATLHNEDYIKEKGILIGDTVIVERAGDVIPQVVRPVPEERDGDEEEFRMPERCPVCGERVSRPEGEAITRCANVRCPAQALEHIIHWASRGAMDIEGLGEKLARKLFDLGLIRDVADLYELRAEQLAPLEGLGEKSAQNLIRAIERSKERPFDRVLFGLGIRHVGSATAELIAERFSGEELLRGVGVEELTQIEGVGEIVARAVVEYFSLEENRKLVRRLMEHGLNFGPVRGKPEEGPLSGRRLVITGTLSRPRSEISDLIEGAGGTVTSSVSRNTDYLVAGENPGSKLERARELGVPVLDEEGLRRLLSGEERPG
- a CDS encoding protease complex subunit PrcB family protein; protein product: MRATLLLAALLLLLAGCRPSPPGEPQRALEVRGALSGQAFQGREEPLAVVAPSRRALGGLLGGEVAGRLPAAEDATYLAVLWGRKPSGGYSVAVDSARLEEGRLVVRLRLRSPGPGTIVTQALTYPYAAAVIAGVEPAGREVVLTDQEGRRLHWPVRRA
- a CDS encoding PRC-barrel domain-containing protein, which encodes MEEANHRPDNPYTEWEGYEVLDAAGEPLGRVERTVYDAPSGVLKYLCVGGRAVPAEGLDAEPDRRRVLLPHPAEKVRSAPPLEERPDGDFDRRVRRHYGLERPR